Proteins encoded within one genomic window of Mauremys mutica isolate MM-2020 ecotype Southern chromosome 11, ASM2049712v1, whole genome shotgun sequence:
- the RPS27L gene encoding 40S ribosomal protein S27-like isoform X2 produces the protein MDVKCPGCYKITTVFSHAQTVVLCVGCSTVLCQPTGGKARLTEGCSFRRKQH, from the exons ATGGATGTAAAGTGTCCAG GATGCTACAAGATCACCACGGTGTTCAGCCATGCTCAGACAGTGGTTCTGTGTGTTGGGTGCTCAACTGTGTTGTGCCAGCCTACTGGAGGAAAGGCCAGGCTTACAGAAG GTTGCTCATTTAGAAGAAAGCAGCATTGA
- the RPS27L gene encoding 40S ribosomal protein S27-like isoform X1: MPLDRDIAHPSLEEEKRKHKKKRLVQSPNSYFMDVKCPGCYKITTVFSHAQTVVLCVGCSTVLCQPTGGKARLTEGCSFRRKQH; this comes from the exons TTGGATAGAGACATAGCACATCCATCTCtagaggaggagaagagaaagcACAAAAAGAAACGTCTGGTGCAGAGTCCAAATTCCTACTTTATGGATGTAAAGTGTCCAG GATGCTACAAGATCACCACGGTGTTCAGCCATGCTCAGACAGTGGTTCTGTGTGTTGGGTGCTCAACTGTGTTGTGCCAGCCTACTGGAGGAAAGGCCAGGCTTACAGAAG GTTGCTCATTTAGAAGAAAGCAGCATTGA